In a genomic window of Vairimorpha necatrix chromosome 12, complete sequence:
- a CDS encoding PRA1 family protein: MEEKSQTPKVQNVFTNLMSSKTPPKEFFNLNKTSVPQNWDTAKKRISNNLEKFKTFYSSISLIFLFIFIVFNPSVVLLLGICGLCAYGNMYTPTIQGFECTKVVTNSATLGLFLLYIVVFPRTMTLILALVSLVSLGIVTHSVTLEEDEIQEDV; the protein is encoded by the coding sequence ATGGAAGAGAAATCTCAGACTCCTAAAGTCCAGAATGTTTTTACTAATCTGATGAGCAGTAAGACGCCACCCAAAGAGTTCTTTAATTTGAATAAGACTTCAGTCCCCCAGAACTGGGACACAGCCAAGAAGAGAATTTCTAACAATCTAGAGAAGTTTAAGACTTTCTACAGTTCTATTTCtcttatctttttatttatttttatagtctTTAATCCTTCTGTCGTCTTACTTCTCGGGATTTGTGGACTATGTGCTTATGGGAATATGTACACCCCCACTATACAGGGATTTGAGTGTACTAAAGTAGTCACTAATAGTGCGACACTTGGTCTCTTTCTTTTGTATATTGTAGTATTCCCTCGGACTATGACTTTGATCTTGGCCTTGGTGAGTTTAGTGAGTCTTGGGATAGTGACGCACTCTGTTACATTAGAAGAAGATGAAATACAAGAAGACGtataa
- a CDS encoding ribosomal protein eL30 yields the protein MSRRYSKAVGLAASLPLVVKTGKYDIGFKSALRNVITKKAKCIVVSSSLPSVKRKQLEYYCVLAGGIPLKFYEGTNNALANLCELKYRTGVMSVLHEGESDLLTEKIN from the coding sequence ATGAGTCGCAGATATTCCAAGGCCGTCGGTTTAGCCGCTTCTCTTCCTCTAGTAGTCAAGACTGGTAAATATGATATTGGTTTCAAGAGTGCTCTCAGAAATGTCATCACTAAGAAGGCCAAGTGTATTGTTGTCTCTAGTAGTCTTCCTTCTGTAAAAAGGAAGCAGTTAGAATATTACTGTGTTTTGGCGGGTGGAATACCCTTGAAGTTTTATGAAGGGACGAATAATGCGCTTGCAAATTTGTGTGAGTTGAAGTACAGGACAGGAGTGATGAGTGTTTTACATGAAGGGGAATCAGATTTATTAACTGAGAagattaattaa
- a CDS encoding CAAX prenyl protease, producing MNEDEILAVLCHEFGHWYNSHTLKLVVCVLIQQLFLFWSTNQLLNNDYFNKTLFYQNEPLIIKISYVIYFLNITEIPLGLSNNILSRKYEREADIYAVRQGYGNELSSALIKLNKENKGNLSPDYVYSTFYHSHPTLVERMELIDNEMKKNK from the coding sequence ATGAATGAAGACGAAATATTGGCAGTATTGTGTCATGAATTCGGTCACTGGTATAATAGCCACACTCTTAAATTAGTAGTATGTGTTTTGATACAACAACTCTTCTTATTCTGGTCTACTAATCAATTACTCAATAATGATTACTTTAATAAGACTTTGTTTTATCAAAATGAACCATTGATAATAAAGATATCTTATGTGATATACTTCTTGAATATTACGGAGATACCTCTGGGATTGagtaataatattttgtctAGGAAATATGAGAGAGAGGCTGATATATATGCAGTAAGACAGGGGTATGGAAATGAACTGTCTAGTGCGTTGATAAAGCTTAATAAGGAGAATAAAGGGAATCTGTCGCCTGATTATGTGTATTCGACATTTTATCATAGTCACCCTACGCTAGTGGAAAGGATGGAACTTATTGACAATGaaatgaagaaaaataaatga
- a CDS encoding CAAX prenyl protease gives MIEYSIIFFTLFNSLVQIYLTLRQILALHKEKSAISKSMSSDEEYLQMQKYNNDKLFFSIFKCLILTCKELVILKYRLNQSFYNSYFSNLYMSEVLFFLAVYNINSLLDIPFNLYQTFQIEHAHGFNKMTLGLFFMDLFKSTMILNGVFFFILHVVLYLISNYLNSFWFYLWVFMSITQICLVVIFPVYIQPLFNKFTNLEDGSLKDKIKDLCTKIGFKTSKILIMD, from the coding sequence ATGATCGAGTActcaataatattttttactctTTTTAATTCCCTCGTCCAAATCTACTTAACTCTTAGGCAAATACTCGCCTTACACAAAGAAAAATCCGCCATCTCCAAATCCATGTCATCTGACGAGGAATACCTTCAAATGCAGAAATACAATAATGACAAACTCTTCTtcagtatttttaaatgtttaatCTTGACTTGTAAAGAGTTAGTCATCTTAAAATACAGACTCAACCagtctttttataattcttaTTTCTCTAATTTGTACATGTCTGAAGTCTTGTTCTTCTTAGCtgtttacaatattaattCTCTACTTGATATTCCTTTTAATCTTTACCAGACTTTCCAGATTGAACACGCCCATGGGTTCAATAAAATGACTCTGGGTTTGTTTTTCATGGATTTATTTAAGAGTACTATGATTCTTAATGGCGTCTTCTTCTTCATTTTACATGTAGTATTGTATTTGATAAGTAATTATCTGAATTCTTTCTGGTTCTATTTGTGGGTATTCATGTCTATTACACAAATCTGTTTAGTAGTCATTTTCCCTGTTTATATCCAGCCAttattcaataaatttactaaTTTAGAAGATGGATCATTAAAAGACAAGATAAAAGATCTTTGTACTAAAATAGGATTTAAAACTTCCAAGATTCTTATTATGGATTGA
- a CDS encoding GPN-loop GTPase, translated as MNKNVEQDITNPNKNIEQDISNLKLSQPTIFIVVGMAGSGKTTFCQRLYSWISSDKCKIDPKSGLNKHIFSVNLDPAVVNSKMPLNLDIKDHIDYYDVMEKYNLGPNGAITTSLNLFLLNISQYMVFNSEYVIIDTPGQIESFTWSSPGYVLKDFFSKIGNVIMIYVVDSEMSQDTSVFMSNMIYSISLMCRYNIPVLCTFNKTDISKSEKIETWIRDYEKFREDLDEEKSTTPLLGSLALNFEEFYNEIETVSVSSKTGTGKDEFFKKVNEILGNNKFKYI; from the coding sequence atgaataaaaatgtagAACAAGACATTACAAATccgaataaaaatatagaacAAGACATTTCCAATCTTAAACTTAGTCAACCtactatttttatagtagTAGGTATGGCTGGATCTGGTAAGACGACTTTTTGCCAGAGATTATATTCTTGGATCTCAAGTGACAAATGTAAAATCGACCCAAAGTCAGGCTTAAACAAGCACATTTTTTCTGTCAATTTAGATCCCGCAGTCGTGAACAGTAAAATGCCTTTAAATTTGGACATTAAAGACCATATTGATTATTACGACGTAATGGAGAAATACAATCTCGGCCCAAATGGGGCGATCACTAcatctttaaatttgtttttacttAATATTTCTCAATATATGGTTTTTAATAGTGAATATGTTATTATTGACACTCCCGGCCAAATTGAGTCTTTTACTTGGTCTTCCCCGGGCTACGTacttaaagatttttttagtaaaatcgGGAATGTAATAATGATTTATGTTGTAGACAGTGAAATGTCACAGGATACATCAGTTTTTATGAGTAATATGATTTATAGTATTAGTCTTATGTGTAGGTACAATATACCAGTATTGTGtacatttaataaaactgATATAAGTAAATCAGAGAAGATAGAGACATGGATTAGAGATTATGAGAAGTTTAGAGAAGATTTGGACGAAGAAAAGAGTACGACGCCCCTGCTTGGATCTCTGGCTTTGAATTTTGAGGAGttttataatgaaattGAGACAGTGTCAGTGTCAAGTAAAACGGGAACAGGAAAAGACGAATTTTTCAAGAAAGTAAATGAGATATTaggaaataataaatttaaatatatttaa
- a CDS encoding putative exosome complex exonuclease gives MICEIMPIENIPSVYLQTEYSILICKLSYTQKNESDPFINIQFKMKSTTEENNIVKSVIEKIIKNKCSVTQINIEFVEIKKGVDILSVYINAFGAVAKLANLDVMDDIIAGSFTKGEYQACVTYLVKEKTIINLYFNGPVDLKEVMSECEKEAEKNEKFLKLELKKFYEKK, from the coding sequence ATGATCTGCGAAATAATGCCTATAGAAAATATCCCGTCGGTATATTTACAGACAGAATACTCAATACTCATTTGTAAACTATCATACACACAGAAAAATGAATCAGATccatttattaatatcCAGTTTAAAATGAAATCTACTacagaagaaaataatatagtGAAAAGtgtaatagaaaaaataataaaaaataaatgttcaGTGacacaaataaatatagaatttgtagaaataaaaaaaggcgTAGACATATTATCAGTCTATATAAACGCATTTGGGGCAGTAGCGAAACTTGCTAATCTTGATGTTATGGATGATATAATAGCGGGTAGTTTTACAAAAGGCGAGTATCAAGCGTGTGTAACTTATTTAGTAAAAgagaaaacaataataaatttgtattttaatgGGCCTGTAGACTTAAAAGAAGTGATGAGTGAATGTGAAAAAGAAgcagaaaaaaatgaaaaatttttaaaattagaattaaaaaaattttatgaaaaaaaataa
- a CDS encoding Rab GDP-dissociation inhibitor (GDI1) yields MESKHFDFIILGSGFVESTLASILSNNNKSVMIIDRNDVYGAELATLQYKQLEDYFGTNSYDKDLLKFDRDFCIDLTPKLLLADSDVVKLMIKYKIDEALEFVNIPGSFVYKNKLHSVPCNESQSLKTGLVGFWEKYHVMKFFWDVKAYGGNPETYKFQNTMREEFEKYGLSKDVQEFIGHAIALNLDDKYLERHPKETFDKICLYVKSLMSFQSTLKSPYIYPKYGISGIIQGFVRNACIHNAEVMLRAEIKDIDTNTNTIKVVEPVDKKEMCFTADKIISDQSYIQRHSSSYEVIRGICILEGESEITKKAPASQVIFLKSEYKRQNDMFMVILGKEEEATPDNYKVAIISTVKETDNPEKELEPVLSKLGNIKKKFIEVRNVYKTEDLKNIYFTKGVDESTHFESLYEEVREMCNKLGIKLEYN; encoded by the coding sequence ATGGAGTCTAAACATTtcgattttataattttgggCTCTGGTTTTGTAGAAAGTACTTTGGCCAGTATTCTTTCTAATAATAACAAATCAGTCATGATTATAGACAGAAATGATGTGTACGGCGCAGAACTGGCCACTTTACAATACAAACAATTAGAAGATTATTTCGGGACAAATTCGTATGacaaagatttattaaaattcgACAGAGATTTCTGTATCGATTTAACTCCTAAACTTCTACTGGCAGATTCTGATGTAGTAAAATTAATgattaaatacaaaattgaCGAAGCACTAGAATTTGTCAATATACCCGGTTCATTCGTATACAAAAACAAACTGCACAGTGTGCCATGCAATGAGTCACAGTCACTTAAGACGGGACTAGTAGGATTTTGGGAGAAATACCATGTCATGAAATTTTTCTGGGATGTCAAAGCCTACGGAGGCAACCCGGAAACTTACAAATTCCAGAATACGATGAGAGAAGAATTCGAAAAATACGGCTTGAGTAAAGACGTGCAAGAATTTATTGGCCACGCTATTGCTCTAAATCTGgatgataaatatttagaaagaCATCCTAAAGAGacatttgataaaatatgtttatatGTCAAATCTCTAATGTCTTTTCAGAGTACTCTAAAGTCTCCGTATATTTATCCAAAATACGGTATCTCTGGTATTATCCAAGGCTTCGTCAGAAATGCCTGCATTCACAACGCGGAAGTGATGCTAAGAGCCGAGATCAAAGATATTGATACTAATACTAACACTATAAAAGTTGTAGAACCAgtagataaaaaagagatGTGTTTTACTGctgataaaataatatcagaTCAGAGTTATATACAAAGACATAGTAGCTCATATGAAGTTATAAGAGGTATTTGTATACTAGAAGGCGAATCtgaaataacaaaaaaggCGCCTGCGTCTCAAGTCATCTTTCTGAAATCTGAGTATAAAAGACAAAATGATATGTTTATGGTGATATTGGggaaagaagaagaagccACGCCTGATAATTACAAAGTCGCGATAATTAGCACAGTAAAAGAGACAGATAATCCTGAGAAAGAATTGGAGCCtgttttatcaaaattgGGAAATATTAAGAAGAAGTTTATTGAAGTAAGGAATGTTTATAAGACAGAAGATTTgaagaatatttattttacgAAGGGAGTTGATGAGTCGACACATTTTGAGTCACTTTATGAGGAAGTAAGAGAAATGTGTAATAAATTGGGAATAAAACTggaatataattaa
- a CDS encoding WD40 repeat domain-containing protein produces the protein MNIKDIVNVRFENPKFKFDGKRMRVLQERKVVDWSSAIILQMKTRSLDSISINPNYQLNNQLINLKSPDQCYNDLSYAITSKFEHLSMNKVRSPVHVVRWTPDGRRCMSGTATGEFSLWNGYGYNFETILQAHESSIRTMCWSHSGKFLVSADNLGIVKYWHPSMNNIQVFQGHDEPIRDISFSANDSKFCTASDDSTIKIWDSNDSRCESVLSGHNWDVRNAQWHKYKSLIASAGKDNLIKFWDPRAASELYTLHSHKSTLLALKWSLTGNYLLTGGKDQVVRIFDIRNMKEAYSHKDHRKEITSLAIHPIIPDYFVSGCGDGTIYHWQMFNETPMEVVTNGHEFTIWSMEWHPVGHTLASGSMDNTVRFWIRPRPDDGKIVNEEDN, from the coding sequence ATGAATATTAAAGACATTGTCAATGTTCGATTTGAAAATCCAAAATTCAAATTTGACGGTAAACGTATGCGAGTTCTTCAAGAGCGAAAAGTCGTAGACTGGAGCTCTGcaataattttacaaatgaAAACACGATCTTTAGACtcaatttctataaatccaaattatcaattaaataatcagttaataaatttaaaatctcCTGACCAGTGTTACAATGATCTTTCATATGCGATCACGTCCAAGTTTGAACATCTCAGTATGAATAAAGTCCGCTCTCCTGTCCACGTGGTCAGATGGACGCCTGATGGAAGAAGGTGTATGAGTGGCACAGCGACTGGGGAATTTTCATTATGGAATGGATACGGGTATAATTTCGAGACTATTTTGCAGGCTCACGAATCTTCTATTCGTACAATGTGTTGGTCGCATTCTGGGAAGTTTCTAGTTTCCGCTGACAATCTCGGGATCGTGAAATATTGGCACCCGTCTATGAACAATATTCAAGTTTTTCAAGGACACGACGAGCCTATCAGAGACATAAGCTTTTCAGCTAATGACTCGAAATTTTGCACTGCTTCTGATGATTCgactataaaaatctgGGATTCTAATGATTCGAGATGCGAGTCAGTCTTGTCTGGACACAATTGGGATGTCAGAAATGCTCAATGgcacaaatataaaagtttaATAGCCAGCGCAGGAAAAGATAATTTGATTAAGTTTTGGGATCCCAGAGCAGCTAGTGAGTTATACACTCTTCATTCTCATAAGAGTACCCTTTTAGCTCTCAAGTGGTCTCTTACGGGTAATTATCTACTGACGGGTGGTAAAGACCAAGTAGTCAGGATTTTTgatattagaaatatgaAAGAAGCGTATTCTCATAAAGATCatagaaaagaaataacTTCTCTTGCTATACATCCCATTATTCCTGATTATTTCGTAAGTGGATGCGGGGATGGTACAATTTATCATTGGCAAATGTTCAATGAGACGCCTATGGAAGTTGTTACTAATGGACATGAGTTTACTATTTGGTCAATGGAATGGCATCCTGTAGGCCACACTTTGGCCTCGGGGTCTATGGACAACACAGTGAGATTTTGGATTAGACCGAGACCTGATGATGGGAAGATTGTAAATGAAGAAGATAACTAA
- a CDS encoding WD40 repeat domain-containing protein encodes MSKKLINEKIKNEKKLAKAAANEAILHEMLNAEENGFIDTQDKIKTTELNQQYIKNNVSQKVKEMCFSLDIKNGPIFCKYTRDGRFLNIRNKNGYFSSLDTHKMNLFFEADVEDTVFDSTYLHNEDFIALAQTNCVFIYNKQGVEVHAVRENSNVKNLEFLPYHFLLVSTSSDGFLRYQDTTNGRFVSSYFIKDKNIKSLKQNKATAVVYTGHKNGVVSLWTPNCKNPITKVLCHKIGISNIEIERSGTYMYTTSIDSSIKVWDIRKLYKPVNTVKSAGNFTTTSLSQRSILAAAYGDKIHIFNNLSTANKKDVSYLKHREVGKNISSLQFKNYEDILTIGHSKGVSNIIVPGSGDPTYDTFEDSPFITTRQKQDREVNMLLDKIPHTLIGKDIFSVKEKTIEKLRKPKIKYEEEDDKLKKVLSKYLNNPTN; translated from the coding sequence atgtccaaaaaattaatcaacgaaaaaataaaaaatgagaaaAAACTAGCAAAGGCTGCTGCAAATGAAGCCATTTTACATGAAATGTTAAATGCTGAAGAAAATGGGTTTATAGACACACaagacaaaataaaaacaactGAATTAAATCaacaatatattaaaaataatgtaaGCCAAAAAGTTAAAGAAATGTGTTTTAGTTtggatataaaaaatggtccaattttttgtaaatacaCAAGAGACGGAAgatttctaaatattcGCAATAAAAATGGGTATTTTTCATCACTTGATACACACAAAATGAATCTTTTTTTCGAAGCTGATGTCGAAGATACAGTTTTTGATTCTACGTATCTTCATaatgaagattttattgCACTTGCACAAACAAATTgtgtatttatttacaataaacaagGTGTAGAAGTACACGCAGTTCGGGAAAAttcaaatgtaaaaaatttagaatttcTTCCGTACCATTTTTTGTTAGTTTCGACTTCTTCAGATGGATTTTTAAGATATCAAGACACTACTAATGGGAGATTTGTTAgttcatattttataaaagataaaaatataaaatctttaaagCAAAACAAAGCTACGGCTGTTGTTTACACTGGCCACAAAAACGGGGTAGTTTCGCTTTGGACACCAAATTGTAAGAATCCGATTACTAAAGTCTTATGTCATAAAATAGgtatttctaatatagAAATTGAAAGATCTGGTACTTACATGTACACGACCAGTATAGATTCGAGTATTAAAGTATGGGACATTAGAAAGTTGTACAAACCAGTGAATACTGTAAAATCGGCGGGAAATTTTACGACGACTTCTCTAAGTCAGAGATCAATTTTGGCCGCCGCGTATGGAGACAAAATACACATTTTCAATAATCTGAGCACTGCCAATAAAAAAGACGTTTCTTATTTAAAACACAGAGAAGTtggtaaaaatatttctagtTTACAATTTAAGAATTACGAAGATATTTTGACAATTGGTCATAGTAAAGGTGTCAGTAATATTATTGTACCTGGATCGGGAGATCCCACATATGACACGTTTGAAGATTCGCCGTTTATTACTACGAGACAGAAACAAGATAGAGAAGTTAATATGCTTCTTGATAAAATTCCACATACTCTGATAGgtaaagatatttttagtgtaaaagaaaaaacgATAGAGAAATTAAGAAAGcctaaaatcaaatatgaAGAAGAAGACGATAAATTGAAGAAAGTACTTAGTAAATACCTAAACAACCcaacaaattaa
- a CDS encoding ubiquitin-like protein, with amino-acid sequence MIINLKVLCNGSFYIKVDDSITVKELHEMISEKIKTKKFYLRKENKKLLDMLDLNTYEFTQNDCVELVYIK; translated from the coding sequence ATGATTATAAATCTCAAAGTGTTGTGCAATGgaagtttttatataaaagttGATGATTCAATTACAGTCAAAGAACTTCACGAAATGATAtctgaaaaaataaaaacaaaaaaattttatttacgaaaagaaaataaaaaattacttgACATGTTAGATTTGAATACTTATGAATTTACTCAAAATGATTGTGTAGAACTTGTTTACatcaaataa
- a CDS encoding casein kinase II subunit alpha (CSK21): protein MLKSTPRENKEVNEVNPESYYNYEEYKIKTGNIDKYKIAFRLGRGKYSEVFEGRTDNDRVVIKLLKPVRESKINREILILKNLNHDNIIKLEDVVMDKDSSTYSLIFKYIKHDDTIKLFETFDINDIRFYSRQILKALSYAHSRGIMHRDIKPHNIIINQKEKKLLLIDWGLAEFYHPNKDYSVRVASRYYKSPELLLNYPYYNYSLDIWSFGCVFAEMMYKKRPLFKGEDNNDQLLKIAKCLGREDLETYSQKYDIDIFNGGEVPSSRIDFEDFLMVKSKDYKLAVDLLNKILVYDHIDRYTADECLNHPFFNKTE from the coding sequence ATGTTGAAATCCACACCaagagaaaataaagaagtaAATGAAGTAAATCCAGAatcatattataattatgaagaatataaaattaaaactggcaatattgataaatacaaaatagcTTTTAGACTAGGCAGAGGCAAATATTCAGAGGTATTTGAAGGTCGGACTGACAATGATAGAGTGGTCATTAAATTACTAAAACCAGTACGAGAGTCTAAAATCAAtagagaaattttaatacttAAAAATCTAAACCATGACAATATCATCAAACTTGAGGATGTTGTAATGGACAAGGATTCATCAACATATTcacttatatttaaatatataaaacacGATGACacaataaaactttttgaGACTTTTGACATTAACGACATTAGATTTTATTCTagacaaatattaaaagcaCTGAGTTACGCACACTCTAGGGGGATAATGCACAGAGACATTAAACCTCACAATATAATCATCAAtcagaaagaaaaaaaattattattaattgaTTGGGGATTAGCAGAATTTTATCACCCCAATAAAGATTATAGTGTCAGAGTAGCATCgagatattataaaagtcCCGAGTTACTCTTAAACTATccttattataattattccTTAGACATTTGGTCCTTTGGGTGTGTATTTGCCGAGATGATGTACAAAAAAAGACCGTTATTTAAGGGGGAAGACAATAACGAccaattattaaaaatagcGAAATGTCTAGGAAGGGAAGATTTAGAAACTTACAGCCAGAAATATGACATAGACATTTTTAATGGGGGCGAAGTGCCTTCTAGCAGAATCGATTTTGAAGATTTTTTGATGGTAAAAAGTAAGGATTATAAATTGGCAGTAGATTTACTAAACAAAATACTTGTATATGATCATATTGACAGATACACTGCTGATGAATGTTTAAATCATccatttttcaataaaaccgaataa
- a CDS encoding ribosome biogenesis protein TSR1, producing MKIKDKRNRNKMKNDHKQEIKQKSTDIYKSEHGPYKIVSFVDLGGDMTKIKEEFLDNQSTNMYYNKQKKQNFMFIDTTNFSDIETSYITRTSDIVVCVVNTGKICEKTLLLVKRHLPTCLFVVLNKKFLNGCKKFVAKFLPEQKIVELKNLLDFLCILKINPSKISSRPFMVPFSVSKESENLFTVKGFMKKGPVSDKVTINGKYNGEIVEIKGDRIYKGQELGMSDENKSEFVTVQDFQDNEMEIEDYDESDFEPESEINEDENEEDYEDYSQEKEEYPSLIDKYSEYKGIRNISTCDLPTDKYPEYYKNLLFFQDFKHVKKMITKRQSVIPDNQFLEIVIRVTENISDNIFVMFGHYEFEEFNTVHNYSFQGAELKTGEKIFVDMGHKILEVTPTITKSNNQNLYKREELLDTGVITFIAPLAFDIHKILVFYHNPLREISRETFLLMAVHLEIKDRKLYDEVVLKGLPIKIHKRSCTVKRMFYSKEEVLYYKDIKLYTKNGRSHGFIKKPLGVHGAFKAYFSHPIASNDKIFMSLYKRAFLEDFSNK from the coding sequence atgaaaatcaaagataaaagaaacagaaataaaatgaaaaatgaTCACAAACAGGAAATAAAACAGAAATCAACAGATATTTATAAGTCAGAACATGGACCATACAAAATTGTAAGCTTTGTTGACTTGGGCGGCGATatgacaaaaataaaagaagaatttttagataatcAATCTACAAATATGTATTACAATAAAcagaaaaaacaaaattttatgtttattgaTACAACTAATTTTTCAGATATTGAGACTTCTTATATAACTAGAACTTCTGATATTGTAGTGTGTGTAGTCAATACGGGTAAGATATGCGAAAAAACACttttattagtaaaaaGACATTTGCCGACTTGTTTATTTGTcgttttaaataaaaaatttctaaatggatgtaaaaaatttgtcgcaaaatttttaccaGAACAAAAAATTGTCGAACTAAAAAATCTGCTAGATTTTTTGTGtatcttaaaaattaatccGTCAAAAATATCGTCTCGTCCTTTTATGGTTCCGTTTTCCGTATCTAAAGAAAGCGAAAATCTTTTTACAGTCAAAggttttatgaaaaaaggTCCAGTGTCGGATAAAGTAACTATTAATGGCAAATATAATGGAGAAATAGTAGAAATTAAAGGAGATAGGATTTATAAAGGACAAGAATTAGGAATGTCagatgaaaataaaagtgaATTTGTTACTGTACAAGATTTTCAAGACAATGAAATGGAAATCGAAGATTATGACGAGAGTGATTTTGAGCCCGAGTCAGAAATCAATGAAGACGAAAATGAAGAAGATTATGAAGATTATTCACAGgaaaaagaagaatatCCGTCTTTAATAGACAAATATTCAGAATATAAAggaattagaaatatttcgACATGTGATTTGCCAACTGACAAATATCctgaatattataaaaatttattattttttcaagaCTTTAAACAtgtgaaaaaaatgataacgAAAAGACAAAGTGTCATTCCTGATAAtcaatttttagaaatcgTCATAAGAGTTacagaaaatatttctgataatatttttgtaatgtTTGGTCACTATGAATTTGAAGAATTCAATACAGTCCACAATTATTCTTTCCAAGGAGCCGAACTGAAAACTGGCGAGAAGATTTTTGTAGACATGGGTCATAAGATCTTGGAAGTCACGCCGACGATTACAAAGTCAAATAaccaaaatttatataaacgAGAAGAATTACTGGACACGGGCGTAATAACCTTTATAGCTCCCTTGGCTTTTGATATACACAAAATTTTAGTGTTTTATCATAATCCGCTTAGAGAAATCTCAAGAGAgacatttttattgatggCAGTCCATTTAGAAATCAAAGATAGAAAATTGTACGACGAAGTTGTTTTAAAAGGCTTACCTattaaaattcataaaagATCTTGTACTGTAAAGAGAATGTTCTACAGTAAAGAAGaagttttatattacaaagatataaaattatacacCAAAAATGGAAGATCACATGGATTTATTAAGAAACCTTTGGGAGTGCATGGAGCATTTAAAGCTTATTTCTCGCATCCTATAGCCTCgaatgataaaatatttatgtcTTTATATAAGAGAGCTTTCTTAGAAGATTTTagcaataaataa